The genomic stretch GCCGTGGATCCGCTGAACCTGCTGCTCGGCAACGATGTCCACACGCGCACGGAGGAGGCCGCCGTGGGCCGCGCCCAGGCGGACGAGCTGCTGCTGCCCGCGCGCGACGACTTGTTCAGTTCGGGGACGCTGGGACGCTACTCCTCCATCCTCAACCAAGTGATGGAACGCAAGATGCAACTGCCGGGCGAGAAAGAGGTCGCCGCCGACTGAGCGGCGGACAACACCAGTAACGCAGTTCAACCTTTGCTTCAGGGACCGGGACGCACGCCCTTGTCGGAGTTCGCCATCTACGTCGGGATCGCGATCGTCAAGATCGTGGTGCTCGTGGTGTTGCTGCTGACTGGCGTGGCCTACACGGTGTGGCTGGAGCGCAAGCTGGTGGGCCACATCCAGAACCGCTGGGGCCCGACCCGCGTCGGCCCCTTCGGCCTGCTGCAGCCCCTGGCCGACGGGCTGAAGCTCATCTTCAAGGAAGACCTGGTGCCGCCGCACGTCTACAAGCCGCTCTACATCCTGGCGCCCATCCTTTCGCTCGCCCTGGCGCTGACTTCGATCTCCGTCATCCCCTTCGGGAACTCGATCACCATCGCCGGGCGCGCCATCCCCCTGCAGGTCACCGACGTGAACATCGGGCTGCTGGTCATCCTGGGCGTGACCTCCATCGGGGTCTACGGCGTGGCCCTGTCGGGGTGGTCGTCGAACAGCAAGTACTCGCTGCTGGGCGGGCTGCGCGCCAGCGCCCAGATGGTGAGCTACGAGGTGGCGTTGGGACTCTCGCTGGTGGGGGTGCTCATCCTCTCCGGCACCTTCAGCCTGCGCGGCATCGTGGAGGCGCAGGCGGGCGGCGTGCTGCATTGGAACATCTTTCGCGGCGGGCAGATCGTGGCCTTTTTCCTTTATCTCTGCGCCGCCTTCGCCGAGACCAATCGCACTCCCTTTGACTTGCCCGAGGCCGAGACCGAGCTGGTGGCCGGCTATCACACCGAGTACAGCTCCATGAAGTACGCCATGTTCATGATGGCGGAGTACGCCAACATGATCACGGTCGGCTGTCTGGCTTCCCTGCTCTTCCTGGGCGGATGGAGCGGGCCGGTGCCGGCGTTCCTGCCGGCGTGGGCGCAGGCGCTGATGCCCGTCTTCTGGTTCTCGCTGCGGGTCTTTCTCTTTCTCTGCCTTTATATCTGGGTGCGCGGGACGCTGCCGCGCTTCCGCTACGACCAACTGATGGCCTTCGGATGGAAGGTCCTGCTGCCGCTGGCGCTGGCCAATATCGTGGTGACCAGCCTGGTGGTGGGACTGAGGGCTTAGGATGCAGCAGCTCCTGTTCTTCATTTTCGCGGCGATCTGCGTGGCCGGCGCCATCAACCTGCTGGCCCAGCGCCATCCCAT from Terriglobales bacterium encodes the following:
- the nuoH gene encoding NADH-quinone oxidoreductase subunit NuoH, translated to MSEFAIYVGIAIVKIVVLVVLLLTGVAYTVWLERKLVGHIQNRWGPTRVGPFGLLQPLADGLKLIFKEDLVPPHVYKPLYILAPILSLALALTSISVIPFGNSITIAGRAIPLQVTDVNIGLLVILGVTSIGVYGVALSGWSSNSKYSLLGGLRASAQMVSYEVALGLSLVGVLILSGTFSLRGIVEAQAGGVLHWNIFRGGQIVAFFLYLCAAFAETNRTPFDLPEAETELVAGYHTEYSSMKYAMFMMAEYANMITVGCLASLLFLGGWSGPVPAFLPAWAQALMPVFWFSLRVFLFLCLYIWVRGTLPRFRYDQLMAFGWKVLLPLALANIVVTSLVVGLRA